One genomic segment of Mycolicibacterium psychrotolerans includes these proteins:
- a CDS encoding YVTN family beta-propeller repeat protein, with the protein MANFVMPTGRMRKDTAGVSREVAVTDDALVDAVAADVVLEREIVMGRGPVGDLAAGSGAVAVAAPADDTVTLLDPATLAERAVVALGGEPTAIVVSDDRAYVSTASANQDAIAVVDLEAGQVTATFPVASGVTALTVSPDGKRVYAGRTSGDHVEVTVIDVTAERAGTIDIGRGPAANIDALAMDPRGRRLFVAVTDDRGSQLVIVDAETTRVQHVVPVGSPLRDLASAGDTLYALTSDRAVGGAVHIIDLSVATVTDTVVVGGAPTQLALSPDEARAYVVDYDRVIVVCTVSLEVVDALTVAARPSCVAPSADGSRLFIADYSGRVSVFSVESTIGILYSQLLATDPIALAVPRSRQPVTV; encoded by the coding sequence ATGGCTAACTTCGTGATGCCTACGGGGCGGATGCGTAAGGACACCGCGGGTGTGTCCCGTGAGGTTGCTGTGACCGACGATGCCCTCGTGGACGCTGTGGCGGCCGACGTGGTGCTCGAGCGCGAGATCGTGATGGGTCGAGGCCCGGTGGGCGACCTCGCCGCCGGATCCGGCGCCGTCGCGGTGGCCGCCCCGGCCGACGACACGGTCACACTTCTCGATCCGGCCACCCTCGCCGAGCGCGCCGTGGTGGCGCTCGGGGGCGAGCCGACGGCCATCGTGGTCTCCGACGACCGCGCCTACGTGAGCACCGCGTCGGCCAACCAGGACGCGATCGCCGTGGTGGACCTCGAAGCCGGACAGGTGACCGCGACGTTCCCCGTGGCCTCCGGAGTCACCGCGCTGACGGTCAGCCCCGACGGCAAGCGGGTCTACGCGGGCCGCACGAGCGGTGACCACGTCGAGGTCACCGTCATCGACGTCACCGCGGAGCGCGCCGGAACCATCGATATCGGCCGGGGGCCGGCGGCCAACATCGACGCCCTGGCGATGGACCCTCGCGGCCGGCGGCTCTTCGTGGCCGTGACCGACGACCGCGGCAGCCAGCTGGTCATCGTCGACGCCGAGACCACCCGTGTGCAGCACGTCGTTCCGGTCGGGTCCCCCCTGCGTGACCTCGCGTCCGCCGGCGACACCCTGTACGCGCTGACCTCCGATCGTGCCGTCGGCGGCGCGGTGCACATCATCGACCTGTCCGTCGCCACGGTGACCGACACGGTGGTCGTCGGCGGTGCGCCGACGCAGCTGGCGCTGAGCCCCGACGAGGCGCGCGCGTACGTCGTCGACTACGACCGCGTCATCGTGGTGTGCACGGTGAGCCTCGAGGTCGTCGACGCGCTGACCGTCGCCGCTCGGCCGTCGTGTGTGGCGCCGTCCGCCGACGGCAGCCGGCTCTTCATCGCGGACTACTCCGGGCGTGTCAGCGTGTTCTCGGTCGAGTCGACCATCGGGATCCTGTACTCCCAGTTGCTCGCGACCGACCCGATCGCGCTGGCCGTCCCGCGGTCGCGCCAGCCCGTCACGGTCTGA
- a CDS encoding response regulator, which yields MIRVLIVEDEPLIADAHQTYLGRLQGFSVAAVAHTARDAMRAASEAAASDAPIDLVLLDIGLPDANGIALASALSGLRPAPDIITITSERDLEMVRAAVGHGALAYLLKPFTFAAFRDRLERYARYREALPAGTDAASQAEVDRALSELRIGPYRTTAPKGVAPGTNDEIARAVRDSGDNGVNADDVAKQIGVSRVTAWRYLERLADEGTVRRHTDYGKAGRPKIRYQWR from the coding sequence GTGATCCGGGTGCTCATCGTCGAGGACGAGCCGCTGATCGCCGACGCGCATCAGACGTATCTTGGCCGCCTGCAAGGATTTTCGGTCGCGGCGGTGGCGCACACGGCGCGTGACGCCATGCGGGCGGCCTCGGAGGCGGCGGCGTCGGACGCCCCGATCGACCTGGTGTTGCTCGACATCGGCCTGCCGGACGCCAACGGTATCGCGCTGGCCTCGGCGCTGTCGGGCCTGCGGCCGGCTCCCGACATCATCACGATCACCTCGGAGCGCGACCTGGAGATGGTCCGCGCGGCAGTCGGTCACGGCGCGCTGGCCTATCTGTTGAAGCCGTTCACGTTCGCCGCGTTCCGGGATCGCCTCGAGCGCTACGCCCGCTACCGCGAGGCGCTACCGGCGGGGACCGACGCGGCCAGCCAGGCCGAGGTCGACCGGGCACTGTCCGAACTGCGGATCGGCCCGTACCGCACCACCGCGCCGAAGGGCGTCGCGCCCGGCACCAACGACGAAATCGCCCGGGCGGTGCGGGATTCCGGTGACAACGGCGTCAACGCAGACGACGTCGCCAAGCAGATCGGAGTGTCCCGCGTGACGGCCTGGCGCTATCTCGAGCGGCTCGCCGACGAGGGCACGGTGCGCCGGCACACCGACTACGGCAAGGCCGGCCGGCCGAAGATCCGCTACCAGTGGCGTTGA